The nucleotide window CGGTCCATGTACAGGTGCGACTCGCTGGGGCATCAGCTGGTTTTAGCATGCCGTGCAAGGGTAGCTGCATCCAAAGCCAAGCATCCAAGAGAGCCCTCATTTGTAATCTACCAGCTCCTCTCACCTCAGAGATCCCCCGATGTGGAGTCCAGGTCGGGAGCATCATCCTGCCGAGCCCCGTCGAGTGCTGGGCCAGCCATTTGAACGCGTCGGGGAAGCCAAGCGGCGAAGGAATCGATCGCCAAGACATTCGTCATTCCTCTTCTGCCTGCAGTTGCGGGCATATGTGAACCCGTACGAGCGAGCAGGGGTTACATGCAACTTACATTCAGTAGGCAGAAAAAGGGTCGTTTCTTTCTGTTGTGACGTTCTCATATTGCGTTGCGCTGGAATGTTGTGATCAAAGATTAACCTATTGGGGGTTGAGAACGGttaaaaaaagaaaaagagagagcCAGGCACTTCATGTGCCTGGCATAATAATCTTGATAGACAGTCCGCATGCAGGGTGCTACGGCAACTTCCGCCTTGAGCTCATACGGTCTCTGGGCTTGCACAAGGAATTATGGGCTATGTCTGTGGAACATTGTTGCCAGCGGCGTTTGTTGGAGTAACTTCAATCCGTCTAGTTGCCCTGGTCCAAGATCAGCAACCCACGGCCCGCGCACCGGCGTGATAGCTACATGGACCTTGGAGTCATAGGGTAGGAATGCGAAGGAATCCATCATTGGATCAATCTCTTGCTCCAGACTCGTGAAAAAAGCCCTTGTTCGAGTATGGCCTAGACTAGACATGATCATTCCAGTGCAGAGAGCTTCTGGTCGTTGCCTCATGAAGATAATGCAAAAGTAATGAGAGTAAAGTAAAAGAAAAAACCAGGTATATAAAAACAATAACGCTGGTGCAAAACTGTTGTTCTAAGAAGAATTATGATAACAATAGATCTAGAAAAACTACACATCACAGGCCGCCTCTAACAAACTCCACCACCTTCTCGGCGCCCTTGCCGCGCATGATGCTGAAGTGATGCTCGCCCTCAACGGCGTGCGTCGAGATGGCCGCGCCCGGCAACAGCTTCGCCCAGTCTCCCGGGCCGAAGTCCGTCCGGGACTCGGTCAAAAACCTCACGCCCTCGCGCTCTCCCGCCTCCGCGTCCGCCCGCAGCGCCTCCGACAGGCTCGCGTAGCGCACGCCGTCGAAGGCCGTCTGCCCGGCCCAGACGATGGTCACGCGCATCCTCCGGGCCGCCTCGGCGGGTAAGGGTTGCGCGTAGTAGTCGCTTAGCAGCGCCGTGGCGGCGCGGAAGTGCGCCACGAGCCACTCGGGGGGATCGGCCCACTTCTGACCGGACCCGGACACGGCCCCGCCCgggccgcccccgccgcccccgccgccatccgTCCGGGCGACGGTGTCGCGGCGCATCTCGCTGCGGAAGATGCCCGTGCGGAGGCAGTGGTCGTAGAAGCTCTCGGGGAGAATCTCGAGGCCCCTgacgggcgccggcgagTCGATGATGGTCAGGGAAatgacgtcctcgccggcggcgatgagcttctgggcggcggcgtaggcgAGGATGCCCCCGGCGGACCAGCCACCTAGGCGGTAAGGGCCGTGGGGCTGGCGGCTGCGGATACCGTCCAGGTAGGATTGTAGGACGTCCTGGAGAGAGTATTCGTACATGCGTTCCGGATTCCTTTTTTTGGGTGGAGATGGTCAGCACAAGgcaaggagagagagagagagagagagagagagagagagagaagattGGTATCGCTGCTTTTGCCCGGGGCGGTGAAGGATGTTTTACTTACTTTGCAAAGGGAGAATTGAAAGCAATGAGGGCCAAATCTGGTGAGATGCTGGGCAGGCACAGATATGATGTGGCCGTCCCGCACCCGtcggggaagaagaagaggttTTCCTTGGATCGCCCTCGCGCTCCTTGTACATACATGGAccaggcgggcggcgcctTGCCGGGCGAAATGGCCGTTGGTGGCGGAGACTGCTGCagcgtcttcttctcgtggtggccgacgccatcgccaatcTCGAGCCCCGAGTGGTAGTGACTGTCCTCCATATTGCCGTACGTGTGTGTCCTGCTGCCCGAGGAGATTGTCGTCGCGCTGTCCGTGTCGTCAGAGCaagccgtcgacgaagccgtgACGGAGGCCGTGGACGTGAAGGCGATTggctcggcggcatcctccACGAGcggcgcgccggcgcccccgAACAGGCACGTTCGGATGTCACCAATGGTCAGGCACTCCTCGAAGAGGGAGCGGCCCGGCAGGTCGATGTCAAGCTCGTCGTGAAGCCTGCCCGTGATGACGAGCGAGAGGAGCGAGTCGACGCCGATatcgccgagggcgacgccgtcggcaagctcgtcctccttcatgccgctctcctcggccacgaTCTTGAGGGCTCTAGGCCACGCGTCCTGTGTGGTGGCGGGGTCTTTGACCGGGACGGGGGCTGGGGTTCTGGACTCGGAGGCGCTCCGCCGGGGGAAGCCCGTGTCCCAGCGCGACTGGGACTGAGACCGTtcgtgggcggcggcgatgcctctggaggaagaagaagaggaagactTCTTGCTCGCCGAGTTGATGATGAACTCCATGACCCTCTTGGACACGCGCTGGAGCGCGCAGCCGCGCAGGACGCCGGCCAAGgcgcccccctcctcctcgtcgtcgaagacgaagacgtcGCCGCGCCACAGGTCGTTCTCGGCCGGGATCATCCTGACGTAGAGACGGTAggtggcgtcgacgtcgagccgGGGCGCGAACAGGGTCATGGACTCCCAGCCGTGGTTGACGTAGACCTCCCTCTCGATGTCGATGGACTCGTTGGCGTTCATGGCGAAGCCGGCGAGCTGggagacggcgtcgaggaagccCGGGTTGGCGAACCACTTGCCCGACTCGGGCATGCCCTGGAAGGAGGCGACGCCCAGGGCCTCGAGCGTGCCGTTGTTGATGGTGAAGGAGGACAGGCCGCGGTAGCGCGGGTCGAAGTCGGCGATCTTGCCGACCATCTTGTACAGCATGGACCGGCTGAGGCGGAAgatgttgtcgtcgacgccgaagcaCGACTGCATGTCCTTCATGCAGGCCGCGGCGTGATCGGCGGCCTCCCGGGAGCGGGCGCGgacggcatcgacgtcgacgaagcgGATGACGCAGTTGGCATGTTGTTCCACAATCTTGCCGTTGCTCTTTACAGGATAGTTAGTTAGTTTGGAGTGTCTTTTTCTTGTAATGGAACAACATGTGTGTATGTCACAGGTGCCTTGGCTGTACATATATGAAAAGGGCAAGAAACCACTTACATCAACACTGGAGAACGAGCAGGAGAGACTCGTCTTGGCCTCGTTGAACTTGGCTGTAGTGCGCAGGACCTGCTTGGCGTTGACGTCGTTGGCCACGAGGGCGCTTTGGATGCGCATCTCGGCGACCTCCGGAACGACGGCCTCACCCCCGGGGCCGGTGTTGGTGTCTCTCAGCACGTACTTGCCGATCATCTGAGCGACATCTGCGTACATGGACTACAACAATGGGTTATATCTGTTAGCTTCGCTGTCCACACTCTTCATGgaatgatgatgacgatgacgatgatgataatgatcatcatcatcaccatcgggGTTATCTTACCGGAGTGACGAGGGATACACCATACACCTTGTGTCCCCGGGCCATGGCGCGtacatcgtcatcgtcttgcagatcgatgtcgacgacggcctcgccgcctgcgcTGGCCTGCAGGGtgttcttgacgaccttgtagatggacgagaaggccaagggcacCTCCCGCGGCGCCACACAGGCCGGGTCGCCCTTGCGTAGAGACCAGTCGTTGGTGTACTGCATCCAGTATTCCTTGAGGGTCCAGCCGTAGACGGGGATCGGGAGGACGCGGTGGCACTCGGGGAAGTCCTGGTGGTACTTGTTCCAGTCGACGGAGACGCCGGCCAGGTACAGCCGCGAGAGGGCCTCTGCGAGGAGCTGCCAGGGGTCCATGGTCTTGTTGACCGAGGCGCAGGTCTGCATCGTCGTCCTGTTCCCGATGATGTCCCGCACCATCGGGGCAACGAGGGGAGCCGGCCCGATCTCGATGGCGAAGGTGCGATTGCCCACGACGCcttcgacggcggcggcagatACGGCCTGCACGAGGTTGACGGGCTGCCGGCAGTGCTTGACGAAGTAGTCGTCTCCAAAGTCCGCCGACTCCCGGAGGACCTTGCCGAGGACGGGGGAGAGGACGGGGATCCTGGGCCGCCGCATGACGACGCTCCGTGTCGCTTTGCGGAAGTACGCGAGCACCGGCTCAACCTGGGCGGTGTGAAAGGCATGCGCCGTCTCAAGGACGCGGCAGCggatgcccttggcctcgagaGCGGACTGCGCCTCTTGGATATCAgagatggcgccgccgaggacagTGTTGGCCGGGCCGTTCCGACATGCGACCTCGAgaacctcgccgacgccgacgccgacgtcgaggtgTTGCACGATGCTCGCCTCCCCGGCTTTGACGGCGAGCATGGCGTGCGTGCCTTCGGGGAGCTGCTCCTCCATGATCTGGGAGCGTCTGCCAACGAGATAGAGCACGTCGGACTGCGAGAGGACCCCGGCAGCGTAGAGCGCCGCGTATTCGCCGAGACTGTGGCCCACGACCGCCGTGGGGGTGATGCCGAACGACTCCCACAGCTTACACAAGGCCATCTGGAACGAGACGTGCGCCAGCTGCAGACACGTCAAGGACGCGCGGTCGAAGGCGTCCcgggtcgaggccgccgtgtcGAACAGGGCCGCGATGGACGGGTAGCCCATGCGGACGCAGAGGTGGTCGCAGCGCCGCAGGTCGGTCCGGAAGGAGGCGGAGCGCGCGTACAGCGCCTCGCCCATGCCGGCGTACTGCGACCCCTGGCCCGTGAAggtgaagacgacgccgggcGCCCTGGACGGCGCGGGGAGGatcttgtcgccgccgttgagcGTCTCGAGCTGCTTCCGGAGGGACGAGGCCAGCTTGGACGGGCTGCcggccacgacggcgacccTGTAGCGGTGGTGGGTGCGGCGGGCCGTGGTCGTGTAGGAgagctgggcgaggaggtTCTGGTTGGTGGcgtcttgctgctgctgctgctgctgctgctgctgctgtgaCGACACCtctgcctcggcctcgtcctcgagccAGTGGGCGAGGTTGGCGACGTTCAAGACGAGGGACTCGGGCGTCTTGGCCGAGATGGTGACGACGTGACGGCGCCTCGGGTCGATCCCCgtcccaccaccaccggtAACACAGGTGGGCAGCGGTGGCGCGTCTTCCATGACGATGGACGtgttgccgccggccgcggaAAAGTTGTTCAGCAGCACCCGGCGGCTTCCCCCGtgcggcggcctcggccaggcgGTGGGGACCATGGCGATACGGGCGTTGCGCTGGGCCAGGTTGGGCAGGCGGCGGTTGAACTCGGTCTTGACGCCGATGTGCGGCGGGATGATGGAGtgcttcatcatcatcagcacctTGGCGATGCTCGTGACGCCCGAGGCGGCCTCGCTGTGGCCCAcgttggccttggccgccCCGAGGTAGAgcgggctcgaggccggtCTCAGGCACGAGCCGCGGGCCGTCAGCGGCGAGAGGGTGTTGACGATGGACGAggtctcgccggcgtcgccggcctgggtgccggtgccgtgCATCTCGACGTAGCTGATGTCGTTGGgccggacgacggcgtcggccagcAGGCCCCGGAAGAGCTCCCTCTGCGCCGCCGTGTTGGGCCTCGTGATggactcggcctcggcgttgTGGTTCGTGGCCACGCTGAGGAGGCACGCCTCGATGGGATCGTTGTCCCGGcgggcgtcgccgagccGCTTCAGCACCAGCGTgacggccgcctcgccgcggcAGTacccgtcggcggcgtcgtcaaaGGTCTTGCAGTTCCCCGTGCGGGAGAGGAAGTGGCCccggtcgaggccggcggtgATGTCCGGGTTGGTCGTCATgttggtgccgccgacgacggcggtaTCGACCTCGCCCCTCCAGAGGGCGTTGCACGCCAGGTGCAGCGCGGCGAGGCTGGAGCTGCAGGCCGTGTCGACGGTGAAGCTGGGGCCGGTGAACTTGAAGAAGTAGTTGACGCGCCCCGCGATGAAGGCGCGCGCGCCCCCCGGGATGAAGTAGGCGTCGATGTCCTGGGCCGAGTTCGTCTCGAGCCAGTCCATGCTGCAGGACCCGTACCACACGCCGACGCGGtgccgcatcgtcgacggggTCCGGTCCGGCACGAtgccggccttctcgagggcctcggccgccgtcatgaGCGCCAGCCGCTGCGCCGGGTCGATGCGGGACGCCTCGCGCGGCGAGATGTTGAAGAAGGTCGTGTCGAACTGGCCGGCCTGGTGAAGCCAGCAGCCGTACCCCGTGCCCGAGACGTTCTTGATCGACGTGTCGCCCACGTGCGTCGACGCGTCCCACCGCGAGGGCGGGACCATCTCGTGCGTGTCGATGCCGTTGTACAGGATGTCCCAGAACTGGTCCATCGTGTCCGCGTTGCCGGGGAATCGTCCCGACGCCGACAGGATGGCGAGAGGCTGTTTGGCATTGGacccctcgccggcggctgcttCCGGGACGTTCCGACTGCTGTTAGGGATGGACGCCGATaccgatggcgatggcgatgctgGGCAGTCTTCCAGAGTCTGGCCGGTCATTGCTTGTGTTACGCGGTAGGCGTCAGAGGGAAGCAGGAGACGCATCTGGGCCACGAGGCTCTCCCTGTTCTGCACACCAAAGAACCGCAGGGAGACTCTGGCGGGGTGTTGCGTCCCGGCCGGCGCGACGACCGCCTTTGCGTgctcggcgatgcgggcTGGCAGTTTATCCAGAGCCACTGCTCGTATCAGGCACTCGCGTACGGCCTGTCCAAGTGCGTCGTGCAGGTTCTGGCTGCTCACAGCCTTGTACAGCCCTTgctcttcttgttgttgttgctgacCCTCAGCGCTGATGGAGATGATGGGGATGCCATCGACATCAGGCCGACGCCCGCTCTTGgggacgccctcgaggatCTGCTCGATATCCTCCTCATGGAACAGGACGGCCGAGTGATACGGGGCTGTGATGCGCagcgaagccgacgacggggccaTCTCCTTAcaggcggcggaggtgaAGAAATCGGAGAGCACTTCGGGTGGCCCGGAGACCGTTGCTTGCGTGGGTCCCTAAGAGAAAAAGAGTAAGCCGTCAAAAGATGCTCCTATGAACTACTCCCTACTCGCATCCATATTTCGCAATGTTGTGACTTACAAGAACGGCTGATATATAAGGCGTTTTGATGGCGGAAAGACCATTGTCCGAGGCGTACCGGAGGAGCGTGTCgttcaaggtcgacaaggaGCATCCCGCCACTACGCGAGACCACGActcgaaggcggcggcgtcggtctcTGTAGGAGGAGCAGACTCATCATCCCCGTGGTGGTGGGAAATCCTGTCCGCAACATCCCATGCCAGAGCCCCTACGCGAACCGCCACCGTCACTGCATGGAGAGCCGGCGACAGCAGACTGGGCGCGCTGTgggcgaagccgacggccgcggcaGCAATGGCCCCGGTACAGACACCGGCCAGGCACGTCCTTTCCGGCGACGGATACGCCTCGCACCGGCTGCTATGTTGACGGATGAACAGGCCGAGTTGCGTGATGCAGGTCAGCGCCTGGACGAGGCAGGGGTTGAGGGCCCTCTCGGAGTACGGCGCGAGGAGGTCTGCTATCGAAGAGAAGCGCGGACACCGCGCCTGGTGGTCGGGGGGCAGACGGGCCGTCTCGGACTTGAGGACCGCGCAGCTCCTCTCGAGGAagttgacgacgagggggTCGTCTCGTGACTGCAGCAGACCCAGCAGGTCGTCTGTGAGGTCGTGCGTCTGGTCGCCAAACACGTAGGCGAGCATTTCGGGTTGTTGCGTCGGCATGGCCTTCTTG belongs to Colletotrichum higginsianum IMI 349063 chromosome 5, whole genome shotgun sequence and includes:
- a CDS encoding Polyketide synthase, whose amino-acid sequence is MPTQQPEMLAYVFGDQTHDLTDDLLGLLQSRDDPLVVNFLERSCAVLKSETARLPPDHQARCPRFSSIADLLAPYSERALNPCLVQALTCITQLGLFIRQHSSRCEAYPSPERTCLAGVCTGAIAAAAVGFAHSAPSLLSPALHAVTVAVRVGALAWDVADRISHHHGDDESAPPTETDAAAFESWSRVVAGCSLSTLNDTLLRYASDNGLSAIKTPYISAVLGPTQATVSGPPEVLSDFFTSAACKEMAPSSASLRITAPYHSAVLFHEEDIEQILEGVPKSGRRPDVDGIPIISISAEGQQQQQEEQGLYKAVSSQNLHDALGQAVRECLIRAVALDKLPARIAEHAKAVVAPAGTQHPARVSLRFFGVQNRESLVAQMRLLLPSDAYRVTQAMTGQTLEDCPASPSPSVSASIPNSSRNVPEAAAGEGSNAKQPLAILSASGRFPGNADTMDQFWDILYNGIDTHEMVPPSRWDASTHVGDTSIKNVSGTGYGCWLHQAGQFDTTFFNISPREASRIDPAQRLALMTAAEALEKAGIVPDRTPSTMRHRVGVWYGSCSMDWLETNSAQDIDAYFIPGGARAFIAGRVNYFFKFTGPSFTVDTACSSSLAALHLACNALWRGEVDTAVVGGTNMTTNPDITAGLDRGHFLSRTGNCKTFDDAADGYCRGEAAVTLVLKRLGDARRDNDPIEACLLSVATNHNAEAESITRPNTAAQRELFRGLLADAVVRPNDISYVEMHGTGTQAGDAGETSSIVNTLSPLTARGSCLRPASSPLYLGAAKANVGHSEAASGVTSIAKVLMMMKHSIIPPHIGVKTEFNRRLPNLAQRNARIAMVPTAWPRPPHGGSRRVLLNNFSAAGGNTSIVMEDAPPLPTCVTGGGGTGIDPRRRHVVTISAKTPESLVLNVANLAHWLEDEAEAEVSSQQQQQQQQQQQDATNQNLLAQLSYTTTARRTHHRYRVAVVAGSPSKLASSLRKQLETLNGGDKILPAPSRAPGVVFTFTGQGSQYAGMGEALYARSASFRTDLRRCDHLCVRMGYPSIAALFDTAASTRDAFDRASLTCLQLAHVSFQMALCKLWESFGITPTAVVGHSLGEYAALYAAGVLSQSDVLYLVGRRSQIMEEQLPEGTHAMLAVKAGEASIVQHLDVGVGVGEVLEVACRNGPANTVLGGAISDIQEAQSALEAKGIRCRVLETAHAFHTAQVEPVLAYFRKATRSVVMRRPRIPVLSPVLGKVLRESADFGDDYFVKHCRQPVNLVQAVSAAAVEGVVGNRTFAIEIGPAPLVAPMVRDIIGNRTTMQTCASVNKTMDPWQLLAEALSRLYLAGVSVDWNKYHQDFPECHRVLPIPVYGWTLKEYWMQYTNDWSLRKGDPACVAPREVPLAFSSIYKVVKNTLQASAGGEAVVDIDLQDDDDVRAMARGHKVYGVSLVTPSMYADVAQMIGKYVLRDTNTGPGGEAVVPEVAEMRIQSALVANDVNAKQVLRTTAKFNEAKTSLSCSFSSVDSNGKIVEQHANCVIRFVDVDAVRARSREAADHAAACMKDMQSCFGVDDNIFRLSRSMLYKMVGKIADFDPRYRGLSSFTINNGTLEALGVASFQGMPESGKWFANPGFLDAVSQLAGFAMNANESIDIEREVYVNHGWESMTLFAPRLDVDATYRLYVRMIPAENDLWRGDVFVFDDEEEGGALAGVLRGCALQRVSKRVMEFIINSASKKSSSSSSSRGIAAAHERSQSQSRWDTGFPRRSASESRTPAPVPVKDPATTQDAWPRALKIVAEESGMKEDELADGVALGDIGVDSLLSLVITGRLHDELDIDLPGRSLFEECLTIGDIRTCLFGGAGAPLVEDAAEPIAFTSTASVTASSTACSDDTDSATTISSGSRTHTYGNMEDSHYHSGLEIGDGVGHHEKKTLQQSPPPTAISPGKAPPAWSMYVQGARGRSKENLFFFPDGCGTATSYLCLPSISPDLALIAFNSPFAKNPERMYEYSLQDVLQSYLDGIRSRQPHGPYRLGGWSAGGILAYAAAQKLIAAGEDVISLTIIDSPAPVRGLEILPESFYDHCLRTGIFRSEMRRDTVARTDGGGGGGGGPGGAVSGSGQKWADPPEWLVAHFRAATALLSDYYAQPLPAEAARRMRVTIVWAGQTAFDGVRYASLSEALRADAEAGEREGVRFLTESRTDFGPGDWAKLLPGAAISTHAVEGEHHFSIMRGKGAEKVVEFVRGGL